AGGAAAACGCCGGTGATGAAGGCACCGTTCCGCTCGGCCCTGCTGGCCCTGTGTGCGTTCGCTCTCCTGGCGGGTCCGCCCGCCGCGGCGCAGGACGCGCAGAGCGAGACGAAGCCGAAGTTCGGGCCGGACGCCGTGCCGATGACCCAGGACCGCGACTATCTGCGCAAGGCCGGGGCGCCGGACTTCTGGGCGATGATGCCTTACTACACGGCCCAGCAGACGGGCAGCGCCTGTTCGGTCGCCAGCGTGGCGATGATGATCAACGCGCTGCGCGGCCTGCCGCCGCTCTCGTCCAACCGGCTGGTCACCCAGACGCGGGTGCTCAACGAGGTGGATGACGATGGCTGGAAGGCGGCCACCGCGGAGAACGGGGACGGCGTGTCCTTCGCCGACTTCGCCGGGCTGGTCCGGAAGTCGGTGGACGCCTTTGGTCTGGACGCCACGGTGGAGGTCTTCCG
This genomic stretch from Azospirillum sp. TSH58 harbors:
- a CDS encoding phytochelatin synthase family protein, which produces MKAPFRSALLALCAFALLAGPPAAAQDAQSETKPKFGPDAVPMTQDRDYLRKAGAPDFWAMMPYYTAQQTGSACSVASVAMMINALRGLPPLSSNRLVTQTRVLNEVDDDGWKAATAENGDGVSFADFAGLVRKSVDAFGLDATVEVFRPKDTSPETLGELRRILDENERDDSDIILLAYDQGTLTGDATVGHIAPLGAYDAETHRVLVMDVDRLWYVPYWSSDEKLLEAMVKPDRSDPTGSGLIHVRLKDVRQKGRTAG